The stretch of DNA TGTTTAAAGAAGGCATCGACCTCAACTCTATTGAGTGGGCTGAACATTAATCGTTTAGAGCTTAGATCTGATGACCAATAAGTTAATTTGGCTGCTCGTTCTGAGTTCTGAGTTCTAAAACCTGACTTCTAAATTTCAACAAAGCCATGGCTTACTCCGATAAAGTAATCGATCATTACAGCAACCCCCGCAACGTGGGTACGCTGGATAAAAGCAAAAAGAACGTTGGTACTGGCCTGGTAGGCGCACCTGAGTGCGGCGACGTAATGCGTCTGCAGATTGAGGTTGACGAAGCCACCAATACCATTACCGATGCTAAGTTCAAGACCTTCGGCTGCGGTTCAGCTATTGCTTCTTCTTCGCTCGCTACTGAGTGGCTGAAAGGCAAAACCGTTGACGAGGCCTTAGCCATCGATAACATGGAAATTGTAGAAGAGCTAGCTCTTCCTCCAGTTAAGATCCACTGCTCCGTACTTGCTGAAGACGCTATCAAGTCGGCAATCAGCGACTATCGCGTAAAGAATGGCCTTCCAGCTCTGGAAGAGTCTAAGTCGCACCACTAATTATTTGAAGTCGATAGGTAGGAGTCAGAAGCGAAGGTTGGGTGTTACCCACAACGCTTCTGGCTCCTACTTTCTCGCTTCTGCTATTCTTTATGGACGTTACTTCTTCTGACGTACACGTAGAGAGTGCCCGCATTCAGCAGCAAATTGAAAAGCACTTGGGCATGGGCCCTGGCAACTTGCTTTTTGAGTTTCGCCAGCTGGAAGGCCAGATGCGGCTTGACCTAATAACCGTAAATCCACGTCACCATCAGAGCTTTCTGTTTCGGTATGAAACAGGCTACGACAAGTTAGATTGTCTGCGAAAGATGCTGACGTATGTGAAGAGCTACCGCGACACCGAAAGCTCGTACACCATCCAGTGGCGCACCCACGGCGACCGGGAACTACAAACCTCGTATTTTCGGGCCCGTAACGCGTATGAGGCCTTAGATAAGCTGTACTTCGGCCGCGACCTGAATACAATCACTGTGTTCAGCGTAGTT from Hymenobacter taeanensis encodes:
- the iscU gene encoding Fe-S cluster assembly scaffold IscU → MAYSDKVIDHYSNPRNVGTLDKSKKNVGTGLVGAPECGDVMRLQIEVDEATNTITDAKFKTFGCGSAIASSSLATEWLKGKTVDEALAIDNMEIVEELALPPVKIHCSVLAEDAIKSAISDYRVKNGLPALEESKSHH